In the Papio anubis isolate 15944 chromosome 15, Panubis1.0, whole genome shotgun sequence genome, one interval contains:
- the ARL11 gene encoding ADP-ribosylation factor-like protein 11, with protein MGSVNSRGHKAEAQVVMMGLDSAGKTTLLYKLKGHQLVETLPTVGFNVEPLEAPGHVSLTLWDVGGQAPLRASWKDYLEGTDTLVYVLDSTDEARLPESAAELTEVLSDPNMAGVPFLVLANKQEAPDALPLLKIRNRLSLERFQDRCWELRGCSALTGEGLPEALQSLRSLLKSRRCLCLQERAGGAERGDSKRS; from the coding sequence ATGGGTTCTGTGAATTCCAGAGGTCACAAGGCAGAAGCCCAGGTGGTGATGATGGGCCTGGACTCGGCGGGCAAGACCACGCTCCTTTACAAGCTGAAGGGCCACCAGCTGGTGGAGACCCTGCCCACTGTTGGTTTCAACGTGGAGCCTCTGGAAGCTCCTGGGCACGTGTCACTGACTCTCTGGGACGTTGGGGGGCAGGCCCCGCTCAGGGCCAGCTGGAAGGACTATCTGGAAGGCACAGATACCCTCGTGTACGTCCTGGACAGCACAGATGAAGCCCGCTTACCCGAGTCAGCGGCTGAGCTCACGGAAGTCCTGAGTGACCCCAACATGGCTGGCGTCCCCTTCTTGGTGCTGGCCAACAAGCAGGAGGCACCTGATGCACTTCCGCTGCTTAAGATCAGAAACAGGCTGAGTCTAGAGAGATTCCAGGACCGCTGTTGGGAGCTCCGGGGCTGCAGTGCCCTCACTGGGGAGGGGCTGCCCGAGGCCCTGCAGAGCCTGCGGAGCCTCCTGAAATCTCGCAGATGCCTGTGTCTCCAGGAGAGAGCCGGTGGGGCTGAGCGTGGAGACAGCAAGAGATCTTGA